The Penaeus vannamei isolate JL-2024 chromosome 39, ASM4276789v1, whole genome shotgun sequence genome includes the window tttctcactttctcctattctctctgtctctctcttttctcactttctcctgttctctctgtctctctcttttctcactttctcctgttctctctgtctctctcttttctcactttctcctgttctctctgtctctctcttttctcactttctcctgttccctctgtctctctctttcctcactttctcctgttctctctgtctctctcttttctcactttctcctgttctctctgtctctctcttttctcactttctcctgttctctctgtctctctcttttctcactttctcctgttctctgtgtctctctcttttctcactttctcctgttctctgtgtctctctcttttctcactttctccttttttctctgtctctctcttttctcactttctcctgttctctctgtctctctcttttctcactttctccttttttctctgtctctctcttttctcactttctcctgttctctctgtctctctctttcctcactttctcctgttctctctgtctctctcttttctcactttctcttgttctctctgtctctttcttttctcaatttctcctgttctctctgtctctctcttttctcactttctcctgttctctctatctctctcttttctcactttctcctgttctttctgtctctctcctttctcactttctcctgttctttctgtctctctcttttctcactttctccttttctctctctcccttttctcactttctcctgttctctctgtctctctcttttctcactttctcctgttctctctgtctctctcttttctcactttctcctgttctctctgtctctctcttttctcactttctccttttttctttgacGTGTTGGCCACGTACCTGAATGGGCGTCTGGCTAGTCGCCCCTGCCAGCCAgttcttcatttgtttttatcttttggtAAACTGATTGTAGCGATTTAAAAGCGTTGTAgatagtaagtatatatatatatatatatatatatatatatatatatatatatatatatatatatatatatatatatatacatacgtatataaatgtctgtatatgcatatatataaatatatattcatatatatatgtatatacatgcatgtatgtgtatatatacatatatagatattgatatgcacacacacacacacacacacacacacacacacacacacacacacacacacacacacacacacacacacacacatatatatatatatatatatatatatatatatatatatatatatatatatatatatatatatacatacacacatttatgtctatgcatatatatatatatatatatatatatatatatatatatatatatatatatatatatatatatatatatatatatatgtatgtatatacatacatacatacatatttatatatctatatatccatctgctGAGATAATTCTTTGTTTACCCGTAATGGTCCCAAAAGGTCAGCCCATTCCGGGGTCAGCGGGCAGCCCACATGGGACCCGCTTAAACCCGGTCGCAATTTCTATGTAGACTTTGCATGCATAGACACCATAAGGCTTGCGGAGGTCAGGAGAGGTCTCATTTGCATTGCTAGTTGGGGATCTTGATggtaatttaatttttatttttattttttttgtttatttttttattttctttagttttttggagtttgtgcattttgttttatttatttgttttttaagtAGTAtgctcttttgtatatatatatttctttaaggcATATGCATTGTTTTtaatcgtttttctttctttctttttttttagtcgtATTCTCTTTTGTCGACAGTTTGTGAGTCTCAAATTATCCGAGGTGACAGTGCTTTTTCCATTATTCAACCACAATTTGCAACTGGTAACAtccccctttttattattttacacaGCAACGCCCGGAaaaactctcttctctttctcaaaatcAGATTGATCCCTCgaatattgttatttcttcttcttcttcttctcttatcctcctcaaacttcttcgtcttctcatcctccttctccctttagttcttcttcttcgtatccttcttttttttcttcttctacttcgtatcctcctccttctacttcttctcctcctccttcttcttcttcgtattctcctctttctcctcctccttcttcttcttcgtatcctcctcctccttcttcatcaacGTATTCTCTTcgtctaccttcttcttcttcttcgtgtcctcctcctccttcttcttcttcatatcctcctcctccttctttttcttcttcttattctcctttccccctcctccttcttcttcatattatccTCCTTCATTTTGTTcgcattctcctccccttcctccttcttcttcgatttctcgtcctccttcatattctcctcatccttcttcgtattctcctcctccttccttttcttctacgtatactcctcttcctcctcctcctccttcttcgtattctcctcctccttccttttcttcttcgtatactcctcttcctcctcctcctccttcttcttcgtattcttctccttctccttcctcttcgcagtctccacctcctcctccttcctcctcgtattctccccctcctcctcctccttcttcttcttcttcttcttcttcttcttcttcttcttcttcttcttcctcttcctcttccgcttcctcttcctcttcctcttcctcttcctcttcttcttcttcttctccttcttctttctctcctacgcCAAACTCTAGATTCATTCATCACACTTATCCTGCACTTACTAACACGCAACGTATTCTTAAGTATCCATAGATACACTTTGAACCGAGTACATATGATGGAAAGTCCTCTATGGTTCATGGGTGGCCAACTTTTTGTGAGATATACGGCCggcttgttaaaattgtgccaggcccaacccaatgaatattcgcataaacagacatctatatacacagaattaaatgcatattcgtataaacagacatctatatacacagaattaaatgcatattcgtataaacagacatctatatacacagaattaaatgcatattcgtataaacagacatctatatacacagaattaaatgcatattcgtataaacagacatctatatacacagaattaaatgcatattcgtataaacagacatctatatacacagaattaaatgcatattcgtataaacagacatctatatacacagaattaaatgcatattcgtataaacagacatctatatacacagaattaaatgcatattcgtataaacagacatctatatacacagaattaaatgcatatctatcaatcaatcaaaaatataatttatttttctgtctgcaCGGTCGATATgaatgtctagactgacagatatgcatttatttctgtgtatgtgcatgtctgtctgaTGAAGGTCTTTTAGGTCGGacttggcacaattttaacaaaccggccgataatctactttttctacagttaccctgatgcgatctaccagcctaagattcaaacacaTTCCTTAACTGTAACTGTAAGAATTAATTGTAATATAAATAACCGTATGTTGTTCAGGCATGTCCATTATTAGAGATACAAATATAACTTTTttcacagagaaaagagaaatatgatcATCTAAGTATCATGAggacttggatatgctattgcagctctTTGCATGACAACTTCAGAAGGACGAATTATGAACAAGTGCAGTAGactgatcgacttaaaacaggcttgtgatatCAAATGGTTGGCCACTTCTGCTATAGTTGATGGGGTGTTCATGCTGGTTTCATTGATGGTATGAAAGATTGAATGGGTATGTGATGTGTTCGCGCACCATAACTACAGTGCATGTTGTATATATGAACGGAGAAAAGGATATTGAGGAAGCCATATTCGGACACGGTGTGGTTgggtattattaatatatatatattttttatttatgcatttgattatttatttttgtattttttgtacctTGTGTGTTTGTTACTGTGGATTCTTAAAACTAGTTTAGGAAACAAATTGGaaatgcgggagagagagagggaaagagagagagagagagagagagagagagagagagagagagaggaaagagagagagagaaggagagaaagaaagaaagagagagagcaatgcaTCTTGCAAAACCACGTAGAAGAATATTGAAGAAACCAAATATCCACATTTCCTTTGCGGATTTTCTGTATAACAACTCCCAGAAGCTAGGCCTACATAAACTCCCATTGTAAGCTATTATTAAGAAATCCTAGCAACTGTCGGCTGTTTGTATGGAAATCTCTATGACCTTAACAAAAGCCTATTGTTCATACAGTGCTAAACACGTACTTTTGAGACAAGATGTTGACCCTTGCTGTGTTTTCACGTTAGTTCAGTTAAGGATAActggatttttatcattatttttatttgattgattTAAAATTAAGTctgttttctttgtatgtatttttgataATGTAAGGATaactacatttttatcattagttttgtttGATTGGCATAAATACTATGTCTgttttcgtagtatttttttataAAGTTGTAAGAATAcctatattcttattattatttttgtttgatataaagCTATGTCTGTTTTCGTAATATATATCTTTCATAAAGTTGTAAGGATAactacatttttatcatttttttggttTGATTGACTTAAAATTAAGTTTGTTTTCttagtatattttttttataatgttgtAAGGATAActacatttctatcattatttttgtttgattggcATAAAGCTATGTCTGtttttgtagtattttttttgATAAGTTTAATAAGTATTTATacctatatttttatcatcattttgatataaAGCTATGTGTGTTTTCCTAATATATATTTTGGATAAAGTTGTAAGGACAactacatttttattgttatttttgtttgttgacATAAAGCTATGTCTGCTTccgtagcatatatatatatatttttttataaagataGCCGGAAAGAGTAAGATTTTTTCACCGTGTTGGAAGCCAAAGCAACCCTTTCGGAGGCAGCGACTTTCGAGACTTTGGGTTAgggtcgtctgtctgtctgtctgtctgtctctgtctctgtgtctctgtctctgtctctgtctctgtctctctgtctctctgtctctgtctctgtctctgtctctgtctctgtctctgtctctgtctctgtctctgtctctgtctctgtctctgtctctgtctctgtctctctctctgtctctctctctctctctctctctctctctctctctctctctctctctctctctctctctctctctctctctctctctctctctctctctctctctctctctttctctctctctctctctctctctctctctctctctctctctctctctctctctttcgctctctctctttcgctctctctctttctccttttctctatctctttctctctctttcagtccctccctctctccctccatccctccttcacacatacacacacatatatttgtgtgtgtgtttgtgtgtgtgtgtgtgtgtatgtgtttgtgtgtgtgtgtgtgtgtatgtgtgtgtataatgcacacacataaacacacatacatatatgcatatgtgtatatatatgtatacatttatatacatatatagatgtatatttatataaatgtatatatatatatatatatatatatatatatatatatatatatatatatatatatatcatacacacacacacacacacacacacacacacacacacacacacacacacacacacacacacacacacacacacacgcacacacacacacacacacacacacacacacacacacacacacacacacacacatttacacatatcttCACACACATGCCCAGACAGCCACCTGCCAACTGGTTCATGACCCGAACCGCCAGCAATTGGGGCTTCAGGAAGCGGCTTTCTCTTCCGCCCGAGTCTAAAAGCCGAGGAACTCACCGGGAACTTGAGCAAGACGCGCAAGACGGAGCATAATCCCCTGTGGTAGACTAAGCCGTTTTgtacatgcagtatatatacgtttgtgtttatgtgtgtatatatgtatatatatataatatatatacatacatatatatatatatatatatatatatatatatatatatatatatatatatatatatacatatgtatatatatatgtatatatatatatgtatatatatatatatatagatatatatatatatatatatatatatatatatatatatatatatatatatatatatatatatatgtatatgtatatgtatatatatatgtataatatatatatatatatatatatatatatatatatatatatatatatatatatatatatgcatgtatatatatttatatgtatatgaacacctatgtacatgtatgtatgtttgtatacccATGTGTTATATGTtcatatggaaagagagagagagagagaaagagaaagaaagaaagaaagaaagagagaaagagataagagagagaaagaaagaaagaaagagagaaagaaagaaagagaaagagaaagagagaaagaaagaaagaaagagaaagggagtgagagagagaaagaaagaaagagaaagagaaagagagaaagaaagaaagagaaagggagtgagagagagagagagatgtcataCAACACCACAACACCCACTTAAGGCGAGAAAAGGAGGTTGATCTTATAATGATTAATACTTTTAGTcgaaaaaattgtaaaaaaaaaaatcatttttccgTTTAAgtttactattcatatatatatatatgatcatccccatcctcataatgatgatgaggatgatagcaataatgatgttcatgataaaaatgataataacaataatgatgatgataataacgataatagcaataacaataatcataaagacgatgttcatgataatgataatggtaataataataataatgataattataataataatgatagcaatagcaataacaacaacaataatgacgctgttaacaatgataataatgatattaataatgatgataataatgataatagcaataacaataacaacaataataatgacaatgctaaggatgatgatgataatgataatcataataacaataacaataacaataacattattaacaatagtaataacgataacaacaacaactacaataataataataacaataaaataataacatcaacaataacactcCGCAAATGAGAAACCACTTTGCCAGTCCCGTCCAAACACATCAGCGACATCAAGACATCAAGAGAACTGGACACAGAATATGCATGAGGTATGTTGTTGTATATTGGCGCGTATGTTGGGCCGCCGTAAAAGGGATACTAAGCTACTGAATCGATtattaagagggagggagggagggaggggaagaagagggagggaggggaagaagagggagggaaggggggtggagggagggagagtgttggagagagggtgttggagagagggggggaagggagggagcgagagagagagagagagagagagagagagagagagagagagagagagagagagagagagggggggggggagagagagagggggaggaagagagagagagagagagagggaaagaggaagagagggagagagaaatagaggaagagagggagagagagacacagacagacacagagacagagagagaaaggcagacagcgacagacagacagagagataggcatacagaaacagacagatatccaaagacagagacacaaagacagacagagagagaacagacaaacaCCAGCACCTGCCACGCCATCGCAGTCACCACCCGGATATGACATGACCCTCCATAATATACTGCTTGTGCCTGAACATCTTCCGACGAGGTCATTCGACAACTTAGCATAGGTGCGCCGGTCGTTCAGTCCCTCGTATGTTGCACCTGCTGTTGCAAGGGACCCGGTCCATTTGAAGTTCTTGGAGGTGTCTTTGAGGGAGATTTTTGAAGTTCTTGGAGGTGTCCTTACTTTGAGGGAGATTTTTGAAGTTCTTGGAGGTGTCCTTACTTTGAGGGAGATTTTTGAAGTTCTTGGAGGTGTCCTTACTTTGAGGGAGATTTTTGAAGTTCTTGGAGGTGTCCTTACTTTGAGGGAGATTTTTGTTCTTGGAGGTGTCCTTACTTTGAGGGAGATTTTTGAAGTTCTTGGAGGTGTCCTTACTTTGAGGGAGATTTTTGAAGTTCTTGGAGGTGGTGTCCTTACTTTGAGGGAGATTTTTGAAGTTCTTGGAGGTGTCCTTACTTTGAGGGAGATTTTTGAAGTTCTTGGAGGTGTGCTTACTTTGAGGGAGATTTTTGAAGTTCTTGGAGGTGTCCTTACTTTGAGGGAGATTTTTGAAGTTCTTGGAGGTGTCCTTACTTTGAGGGAGATTTTTGTTCTTGGAGGTGTCCTTCCTTTGAGGGAGATTTTTGAAGTTCTTGGAGGTGTCCTTCCTTTGAGGGAGATTTTTGAAGTTCTTGGAGGTGTCCTTCCTTTGAGGGAGATTTTTGAAGTTCTCGGAGGTGTCCTTCCTTTGAGGGAGATTTCTGAAGTTCTTGGAGGTGTCCTTCCTTTGAGGGAGATTTTTGAAGTTCTTGGAGGTGTCCTTACTTTGAGGGAGATTTTTGAAGTTCTTGGAGGTGTCCTTACTTTGAGGGAGATTCCTAGTCGGTGTCTGCGTGGTCGATTTTCTTGATTGTATTTTGGGTTGTGGAAGATTGGGGTGTGGAGAAGTTTTTTtatatgaaggaaagagaggcagggagagaaagagggggagagaaagatagagagagggatagagggaagggagagggacagaggtacagagggaaggagagaaagggggggggggagacgagagagagagagagagagagagagagagagagagagagagagagagagagagagagagagagagagagagagagagagagagagggggacagagggaagggagagggagagggagatagtgagagggtggggagagagagagagagaatgggagagaatgcgagagagggtgagaataaaagagagggagggagggagagagagagagagagagacatagagagagatccagacagacagacaaatacatacacccagacaaaaagaaaaacacagccAAATACACAAGAgacagatacacccacacacaaccaaatatacaatcaaacagaaacacagaacCAGAcatgctaacaaacaaacacacaaacacacaatccacacaataccaaatacctacacctacacccaaaCCCACGAAAAAGCCAACATACACAGAGTATCTCAGTCTCAGCTGTTTACCCTGACCTTAGTCACGTGATCCAATGACTAAGCATATTATGTCTAGGTTACTGTAACATCGTGGAATAACATATATGATACAGCGAGTCACCGTATTGTTCAACTTTGTTATATCTGGCATGTCTGTtcgtttagatatagatatagatactgaaaTCTTGTTATTATTTGATTCTGAAAAGCATATTACTGTCTAGttctaaaaaaagagaatatcattatttgtttttataaagTGTTCTATTAATGAcctgattctaaaaaaaaatctaattaacaTTTGATTCtataaattatcataaaaatatttgtttttaatgatattaatattcaaTCTTTTAAAAACTCATTTTACTATTAGAGTCTTGAAACAATCTTATTATCGACAaactctaaaaataaaaaaaatatataaactgtaCGTTTTTAAGATAATTCCACGCACTGGCATCCTTCCATTGAGTGTCATTTGCAGAAACGATCAAAGAAAGACGAACTACACCTTGACGATAACagaagaataataaaacaataaaaaaaagaaacacacgttAAAAAAAACTGTTCAGTATTGGCGAACTGATCGGGAACGGGTTAGGATTCAGGACTTTTGTCAGGGAACGACTACTCTCGCCGCTGTCATTTTACTTTTACTGTttttactgctattgctactactactgtgactactgctagtactaccactaccaccaccaccaccaccaatactactgctactactgtgactactgctagtactaccactaccaccaccaccaatactactgctactactgtgactactgctagtactaccactaccaccaccaccaatactactgctactaccattgcTGCTACTAAGACTTCTACTACGactgctgccactactactactatttctactaagaCTTCTACTTcgacttctattactactacaactactactactactaaggcttctgctacgactactactactactgctaattctgatactaatattaatactactaatactaatactatcactaccatcaccaccactactactactacgagtactactacgactgctacgattactactacgactacgatgACTACATTTCTTTCCGTTTTCATTGGCTTGGATATTTTGTCTCCTCCTATTTAAATTAGTGAAAAAAatagatgttattttttcttttctgatatttcgttattttttttcaagataccccttttcatctatttatcttcattAGATATCCTTTCTTCACTTACTGGGTCAGATtgctcaccccccttcccccccttcaatccccctctccacgcccctctcaccccttcccccctctccacgcccctctcaccccttccccctctccacgcccctctcaccccttcccccctctccacgcccctcctcaccccttccccctctccacgcccctctcaccccttccccctctccacgcccttcaatttctcaccccttcccccctctccacgcccctctcaccccttcccccctctccacgctccctctcaccccttccccctctccacgcccctctcaccccttcccccctctccactgcccctctcaccccttcccccctctccacgcccctctcaccccttccccctctccacgcccctctcaccccttcccccctctccacgcccctctcaccccttcccccctctccacgcccctctcactccttcccccctctccacgcccctctcacccctcccccctctccacgcccctctcaccccttcccccctctccacgcccctctcacccctccccccctctccacgcccctctcaccccttcctcccctctccacgcccctctcaccccttccccctctccacgcccctctcacccctctcccccctctccacgcccctctcaccccttcccccctctccacgcccctctcactccttcccccctctccacgcccctctcacccctccccccctctccacgcccctctcaccccttcccccctctccacgcccctctcactccttcccccctctccacgcccctctcaccccttcccccctctccacgcccctctcaccccttcccctctctccacgcccctctcacccctccccccctctccacgctccctctcaccccttcccccctctccacgcccctctcatcccttcccccctctccacgcccctctcaccccttccccctctccacgcccctctcaccccttcccccctctccacgcccctctcacccctcccccctctccacgcccctctcacccttccccccttcctccacgccctctcaccccttctccccctctccacgcccctctcaccccttcccccctctccacgcccctctcaccccttccccctctccacgcccctctcacccctccccccctctccacgcccctctcaccccttcccccctctccacgcccctctcatcccttcccccctctccacgcccctctcaccccttccccctctccacgcccctctcatcccctttccccctccacccccctctcaccccttccccctctccacgcccctctcaccccttcccccctctccacgcccctctcaccccttccctccacgccctctcaatttcttcccctctccacgaactctctcaccccttcccccctctccacgcccctctcaccccttccccctctcccacgcccctctcaccccttcccccctctccacgcccctctcaccccttcccccctctccacgcccctctcaccccttcccccctctccacgcccttctcaccccttcccccctctccacgcccctctcaccccttcccccctctccacgcccctctcaccccttccccccgtaGCGCTGACCTTGACAGTTTGACGGCGGCGACCTTGGGAACCCCCTCTTGACCTTCAGGTGCGGCCGCTCAGCAACACACCTTCCTCCGCCCGCA containing:
- the LOC138860025 gene encoding dentin sialophosphoprotein-like, with translation MACYRQQALTARGHNCAPASPVARAGAGLGEGWGEAGPQREAQTAQEEEKEKEKEKEKETDHPRTHRSPAAEQNRDDDHSGENASRASPPGGRGGDPTRGSNQGGRWEANEFCCSSSSSRSRSLSSSSSCSSNRSRSRSLSRNSSSSGSSRSRSLSSSNGSSSSIGGGGSGSTSSSHKSNNNKISVSISISKRTDMPDITKLNNTTPTRNLPQSKDTSKNFKNLPQSKDTSKNFKNLPQRKDTSKNFRNLPQRKDTSENFKNLPQRKDTSKNFKNLPQRKDTSKNFKNLPQRKDTSKNKNLPQSKDTSKNFKNLPQSKDTSKNFKNLPQSKHTSKNFKNLPQSKDTSKNFKNLPQSKDTTSKNFKNLPQSKDTSKNFKNLPQSKDTSKNKNLPQSKDTSKNFKNLPQSKDTSKNFKNLPQSKDTSKNFKNLPQSKDTSKNFKNLPQRHLQELQMDRVPCNSRCNIRGTERPAHLC